GTGTTTCTTCCCAGTGCTTGTATTCGCTAATAGAGAATGTATCACGGTCTATTTGCTCAATGGTAAACCAATTATCCATTCCGCATAATTACCTCCAGCAACTGAATTTCCAGTTAAAACCACTTTGCATTTTCATCTCTGAAATGTGGTATATTGCCATCTTTATAAGGGTCATACCGATTTTCGTTACAACCAAATTCTTTTAAGAGAGCAATCTTGCCATCTGGCGTCCATTCTATCAGTGACATTCCATCAAACGCTTCTACGTTACCGGCGTCCATCTTATTTTTGAAATACCATTCAACAATGGTTTGATTGCCTTTATGGAAAAATTGCTTGATGTCCCATTGCAAGACAGTTCCACGGGTATTCCATTCCTCAAACCAAAGTTTTATTTTCTTGGAGCCGTGGTACTCTGGCCCCCAACTTTCAATATATACGGCATTATCAGAAAATACATTAAATATACCCAAATCTTTTTTTGCAAGCCACATATCAAACCAAAGTCTGATAATTTTTTCTCTATTGTCCATTTCGCAGCGCCTTCCTTGTCAATTTAATTTTTCAGCGTCTTTGTCCTGCTCTAATTCAATTACATCCAAAATGCCACAATTCAGGGCTTCGCAGATACGAACCAGCGTTTCCATGCTGATGTTTTTGCCTTTACCCATGTTGGCAATCATATTTGTGGTAAGACCGGCGGCAATCCGCAAGTCCTCTTTCCTCATATTGCGCTCAACCAGCGTGTGCCAGAGGGGGTTATAGCTTATGTGCATTTATCCTCCTGCCTTTCTCCCGGTTCCGGGGTTTCTGTTCCCATTATATCAAAGTTCTTGCTATTCCACAAATATTTCTTGACACAACCGCCGGTTCCGTCTGGATTGTGCTTTTCCTTTCTTTTCTTGATTACATCTACTTAGCCATAAGCTGCTTAATCCCCTGGGATTTTGCACCCGGATTGTCGTTTCCGTAACCTTCCAGCAGGTTGATAACACCCCATACTGCAAGACCAGCTCCGATCGCTACTACAAGAGTCTGTAAAATATAAATTGCCTGATTAAAAAACGCCATAGTCGTTGTCTCCTTTCAAATCATTGCTTTTTCTCGGTTTCTATCTATGTTTTAAGAAGTCTCTTCCGGCTCTGCCCTTATGGGCGGCCTTTCATGATCTCTCAAATCCATCACCTCCCTATAAGGGCAAAGAAAAAGAGCTATGTGTCCGAATCTTTCACATGCTCTGCTTCCTTGTTTTCTGTATTTAATTCTTCTGCCAGACTTTCCTCTGAAAAGGCATACAGGTCAAATTCCTGTGTCCTTGTCAGCTTCACTTCCATCCGATGCCGCATATACGCTTCCACATCAAATTCCTTTTTCTTATCATAGTCCGACAATTCCTTGTATCGTTTATGCTTGGTAATATCAAACTTGTCACTGAAAAATGGTCTGACACCTCTCAGCTGAAGGATACATTTACTGCCATCCATGACCGCAAGCTCGTCCCGGCTCATCAATTCCTTTCCTGTTTTCTGGTAATTCATCCCATAAGAACGGCTCTGTCCACGGGTATCAGAAGTGTTGTATAAATCAATCGTTTCCTTTCCCAGTGTCTCGGAAATCTCCTTTAATGTGGAACTTTCCTTTCCGCCAAGGAACAACATCGTATCGCAGTTACCTAAAATGGTTTCAGCAGCATCTTTATAGATGGTCTTGAGCTGTGACTGCGACTGGAGGATAATGGATGCTGAAATCTCACGGCTACGAATAGTTGCGATCAGCTTATCAAATTTCGGAATCTGTCCGATATTCGCAAATTCATCAGCTAATATTCTGACATGATAAGGCAATCGTCCATGGTGTACATCGTCTGCTCTGTCACATAACAGGTTAAATAACTGGCTGTACATCATTGCCACAACAAAGTTAAACGTATCATCGGTATCTGAAATAATGATAAACAATGCTGTCCTCTGATCCCCTACCATATCCAGTTCCATTTCATCATAACTCATGATCTCACGAAGCTCCGCAATATCAAATGGTGCCAGCCTTGCTCCACAGCTGATCAAAATCGACTTTGCCGTTTTGCCGGCGGCTAATTTATATTTTTTATACTGACGTACTGCAAAGTGTTCCGGTTCTTCTTTCTCCAGTTCCTCAAACAGCATATCTACTGCATTTTTAAATGTCTCATCATCTTCCCTTGTTTCCGATGCATTGATAAATTCAAGCAGTGTCGCAAAGTTCTGTTCCTCCTCCGGTGCTTCATACCAGATATAGCCAATCAATGCACAGTACAGAAGCCTTTCTGCCTATAGTGATAGGTAAGGTTTTGATATTATCTCCACCTTTTCCCCCACTTCACACCGGACATGCGACTTTCACCGCATCCGGCGCTCCATCAATTGTCTTCACGAGACATTTAATCAGTCACCAAATTTAAGTTTTATATTATTGCTGACAGGTTCGCCTGCTCTCGCAGACTATTGATTTTCACGAGCATCTTTTTTGTGATATTGAGTGTTTTTATCAGGTCTTTTATTACTGCTTGGGGCAGTTCTTGTAACAGAATCAGATATTTTTTGTGAATCAGAACCATGTTTTTATATCTTTCAAATCCACCAAGTGCTCTTGGTACTTTGAGCCATACAGCTACATGTTCCGCATCTGCGAATTCTTCTCCACTGATTGCACATTTTCCCTTTTGAGCAGAAAATAAAGATATTTTACTGTCATGGTATTCTGTGCTATGACCAACGGATATTTTTTCTCTCAGTCCTTTCAGAACATACTGATTAAGGTTAAGTTCTGTATGAATCGGAGCACGACCTTCTTTTGTATAACTACAAACGATTGATCTCTTCGCCATCGGTATTTTATTTTTGATGAATGCAATCGGATAGATCATCTGGTCAATTCCTGAAACATATCGAATCATTTTTGACTGTCCGAATCTTTCCTTTTCTGCTTGGGTGATAGTTCCACCCTCACGTTTTAGCATACTTCCTGTTTCTGTATTTAACCTGTTCGTCAAAACTGTCATTACTCGCCTATGGAATTCTCTGCAATCAATACTGATACAGGTGGCAAGCTGATAGTAATTCTGTATGCCTAACACCATAGAGTTATATAGCTGAATTTCTGATAAACAACTTTTTTTCTCTCGGGGTTTTGCGATGTTTTTCGCTTGTTCCACTAGCTTTGCTCTTTCAATTTCAACCTTTTTGTCACAGATTGCCGACTGCACCACATATTTATGATGCTTCAACCTTACCCTTATTTTGAATCCAAGAAACTCTGACCACCGTTTTCTGGTGTTCACAATCCTTGTTTTCTCAGGGGACACCTCTAATTTCAACCTCTCTTCAATCCACGCCGTAACCGCTTCTTTTGTCCTGACTGCGTCCTCTTTCGTTCTACAGAAAATCCTAAAATCATCCGCATACCGAATGATATGCATTTCTTTCATTTCTGTGTTTTTCATAATCCTATAACCATGGCTTTTATCAAAAACTTTAGTTTTTCCGATTATTCTTTCTCGCCCTCTGCTTATAGCAATCGGATTTTCCTCCCATTGACTAGCTATCCACCAATCCAATTCATTTAGAACGATGTTTGCCAGTAGTGGCGAGATAATTTCTCCCTGAGGTGTACCCTTGTTGGGCAGTACCGTTGTATTATCGGGCATTTTAATTGGAGCTGTTAGTATTCGCTTGATAATAAAAATCAGCGTTTTATCATGGATACCCAGCGACCATATCTGTCTGATTAACTTGCTATGATTTACGTTATCGAAAAATCCTTTAATATCAAACTCAATAACATAATGAAGATTCATCATTTGAAGCATGGTGTAGGTTCTGTTAATGGCATGTTCAACGGATCTATTCGGACGAAATCCATAACTATTATTGCAGAACTTTGCTTCGCAGATTGGTTCCATGATCTGCTTGATACATTGCTGTATCAACCTATCCCATATGCATGGGATTCCCAGCGGACGTGTTTTTCCGTTTGGTTTCGGGATATCTTTCCGTCTTACAGGCTTTGGTCTGTAGCCGTGTTCGCTTCCCGTAACAATAAATCTCACTCTTTTTACCACATCATCAGGAATTTGACTCCCAATATCTGTGATGTTCTTTTTGTCTGTTCCTGCCGTGTAGCTGCCTTTGTTCGCTTTGATGTTTCGGTACGCAAGTAAAATGTTATCCCTGCTCAGTATCAAATCCATAAGATTCTCAAATACTTCACCGTTCTGACTTTTTTGATATAGTTCATCAAAAGTACCTTGCATTCCGTAGTACTCCGCATGACGCAGGTCATCTACACATAATGTTTTACTTTTCTTTGGCATAAGGCATCACCTCCTCTCGAAAGTGACCCTTTTGGTCTTACTCGTAATCCTTATCATTAGACTGAATAATGCCTGTTTATTTCAACCGACTTGTGACCATTCCTCCGAGTTCCTCTTTTTCGCAGAACTCATCATAAGTTCGATCACGGCTTTTCAGCACCAGTTCACCTGCTTATTTTCTTCGTCAGGCTATCCCCTAATGGAATCTGGTGCCTTTCCACGTTCCGATAATCCTATCTGTACATATATCCTTAGATCTCTGCTATAGTCCTGCCAGCTTGGATGTGCCTGTAACACAACATGGTCGTTCGTAGGGCGAATTTCTACTGAACCACACTGACTGCGCTTTAACGCACCCATACATTTCTATATGGTCTTCTTTTAGAACCGTACATTCGCAGTTTTCGTCAGTTTACTCGCCAAAGTAAACATTCTAATCATAGATATTTTATAGATCCTAGACCTATAGGTAGCGCACCCCACCTCTGGGGCGTTTTCGAGAATCTTTTGGCAGATTCCTACGACTACTCTCGGTCGTTGTCACGGAGCTTCTCACCCCAACCATTACAGCTGACGCAAGTCCGTCAAGGATAGACGTTTCAGGGCGTTACCCCATCATTCCACCTATCGGATTACCAGTTCACAGACTGGTTATTATTTAATAAACCAACACTGTGCGCAGACTTTTTACCGCCTGCGAACGTGTCGCACTCGTCCAGAAATCCTCACTGGACTTCTCCCCTTCTCCTTTGGTGTTTACCATGATAGTATTCACCAGTTTCAGAATATCTTTTTCTGAATGGATATAGTGGAACGATAGTGATAGGTAACCCTTTGAAATTATCTCCGGGTTTTCCCCCACTTCACACCGGACATGCGACTTTCACCGCATCCGGCGTTCCATCAAGCATAGTTTCAGCAGTGATACACAATCACTCTTTCACATTGGCTAAGTTTGCTACTTTGCTGCCAGTAGCGGCAGTCCTGCGGTAGCACGCAGTTTGTTCACTTTGGTAATAACTTTGGCATTCAGAGAGTATTCCTTCACCAACGCCACTACAGACATCATGTCTTCCGAGCTGACTATTGCCAACCCCTGCAAAGAAAGAAGCAACAGGTTCTGGTAGCTGTCATTGCCCTTCTTACAGTCGTTTGTTTTCCTGTAACAGATACAGGTTTGAACATCCAGTTTCTTCCCGGTGATTGCACATTTACCGTCTTGCCCTGCATAGAGGGAGACCCGGTTGTCGTTGTATCTTATTGATTCGGTCGATATCGGATGCCTCATCAGCCAGAGCATTGAATTTACGTCAACCCTGAGATTGTCGTGTATCTCTGCTCTACCTTCGGACGTATACGGATTGATTTTTCGGCTTTTCCGCATTGGAATCTTGAATTGCACGTAGGCTAATGGAACCAGTGGCGTTTCTCCAATCCATCGCATTTGCTTCGATTTTCCATACCGTTTCCTTAGATATCTGTTTTTGATTTCGCCCTGCTTCTTGATTCCGTCAATACGATGGAGAAGCTGTCCATTGATTGGACGGGCGATATCGCTGAAATTCAAGTTGACCCTTGTCGCAATGCAGTAATAGTCCTGCACTCCGATAACCTTGGCATTATAGTCCCCCACATTCAGGCTTATTTCTTCAGCCGTCTTACTACTTTGTATTGCCTTGACACTGTCAGCCATTTCCTTGCTGATTCTGTGTATGGCTTTATCGCAGACATTTGAAGTTATCACCCACGAGTTACTTTTGCGCCGCAGTCTTATGCGAAAACCCAGAAACTCACTGTCACGTTTCCTGAGATTAGTCACTTTTGACTTTTCATCAGACACTTCCAGTTTTAGCCGTTTCCATAGCCAGTCTTTGACTGCATAATAGGTTTTCTCTGCATCCTCTTTGGTTCTGCAAAATATCTTGAAATCATCCGCATAACGGACAATCCGCATCTCCTTGAGGTTGCTTTTCTTCAAGGCTGTATAGCTGTTGCACTTTTTCTCTGCGCCGTTGGGATAGTAGGTCACTTTACACGGATGTTTCATGTGCCTCACCATTTCATCCCACTGAGAGGCAATCCACCAGTCCAGTTCATTGAGGACAATGTTTGCCAGCAATGGTGAAAGGATACCACCTTGCGGCGTTCCCTTGGATGGGAGGACGTTTTCTCCATCAGGCATTTCGATTGGCGCTTTCAGCATGGCCTTGATGATCTGAATCAACTTGGTGTCCCGTATACCTAAAGTCCAGATCTGTTTTAGCAGCTTTCTGTGGTCGACGTTATCGAAGAATCCTTTAACGTCCACATCTACTACATAGTGAAGCTTGTTCCTTTGGGCGAGTCCATACGCATAGGAAATCGCATTTTCTGCGCTCCGACACGGTCTGAACCCATAAGAGTGCTCATAGAACTTTGCTTCGCAGATTGGCTCCATGACCTGCAAAATACATTGCTGTACTATTCGGTCAATAATACACGGTATTCCCAGAGGCCTCATCTTTCCGTTTGGCTTTGGTATTTCTACTCTTTTTACTGCTTTTGGTTCATACCTCCTGAACTGTTTCTGGATGAGCTTTACAAACTTATCCTCTGGCATGACTGCCAATGATTCTATTGTCCGCCCATCCGTGCCTGCGGTATGACTGCCATCATTGCCTTTAATATTTCTGAATGCCAGCTTGATGTTGCTTGGGGCACTGATGATATCCATCAGATGTCCAAAGACTTCACCACTTTTGCTGTCGGCATACAGACTGTCAAAGGTTTTCTGCATGTCATAGTATTCCGCATGGCGCAACTTGCTTTTCTTCTTAGCTTTTTGTGCCATGTACATCACCCCATTTCTATGAAACCGAGCGACAATTTCTTTTTCTTACTCGACTGCATGAATAGTGGTTGTGTACTGCTGACGTTTTGCTTGACTTGTGGCCATTCCTAACCGTCCTCTTTTTCGCAGACGATATCATCGGTTCGACCACTGCTTTTCAGCAGGAATTCATCCGCTTATTATTCTTCGCCGGATTATCCAGTAGACTTCCTGCCTTTCCTTGTTCCGATAATCCTATCTGTACATACATACCTTTAGGTGTTCCCTCTGGGCCTGACAGCTTGGACACGCCTGTAACGTGCCACGGCGTTTCGTAACAACCATTTCTACTAAACCGTACTGCCTGGGCTTTAACCCACACACCCATTTCTGAGTGTGGCACTTTTAGACCTTTACATTCGGGAGCTTCGTCAGACATCTCTGTCATTCTCACCATGGGTATCTTATAGATCCCCGGCATATAGGATGCACCGTCCACCTCTGGACAGCTTTCGTCAGCTTAACCTGTTACGGCATCTCTCTGCCGACTTTACCGGGCTTCACACAGAGTTTGGCCTCTGCATGCCGGAGTATCAGGGGAGGCGTTTCAGGGCGTTACCCCTTCATTCCACCTCTCGAATTATCAGTTCACAGAACTGATTGAAACAGCGCTGTGCGCCGCCTTTTCAGCGACGAACAAGTCGCACGGTTATAATGCATACTCTTGGAAAAATTGATCGTATTCAATACTTTCACTTTATATCCATGGCGTACCAGCATCTTTCCGCACTCAATGATGATCGTTCCCTTGGGGTCCGTGACCACATAGCTGATATATTTTCCCATCTGCATTAGATTTGGTTTTA
This Anaerobutyricum hallii DNA region includes the following protein-coding sequences:
- a CDS encoding nuclear transport factor 2 family protein, giving the protein MDNREKIIRLWFDMWLAKKDLGIFNVFSDNAVYIESWGPEYHGSKKIKLWFEEWNTRGTVLQWDIKQFFHKGNQTIVEWYFKNKMDAGNVEAFDGMSLIEWTPDGKIALLKEFGCNENRYDPYKDGNIPHFRDENAKWF
- a CDS encoding helix-turn-helix domain-containing protein, yielding MHISYNPLWHTLVERNMRKEDLRIAAGLTTNMIANMGKGKNISMETLVRICEALNCGILDVIELEQDKDAEKLN
- the ltrA gene encoding group II intron reverse transcriptase/maturase codes for the protein MPKKSKTLCVDDLRHAEYYGMQGTFDELYQKSQNGEVFENLMDLILSRDNILLAYRNIKANKGSYTAGTDKKNITDIGSQIPDDVVKRVRFIVTGSEHGYRPKPVRRKDIPKPNGKTRPLGIPCIWDRLIQQCIKQIMEPICEAKFCNNSYGFRPNRSVEHAINRTYTMLQMMNLHYVIEFDIKGFFDNVNHSKLIRQIWSLGIHDKTLIFIIKRILTAPIKMPDNTTVLPNKGTPQGEIISPLLANIVLNELDWWIASQWEENPIAISRGRERIIGKTKVFDKSHGYRIMKNTEMKEMHIIRYADDFRIFCRTKEDAVRTKEAVTAWIEERLKLEVSPEKTRIVNTRKRWSEFLGFKIRVRLKHHKYVVQSAICDKKVEIERAKLVEQAKNIAKPREKKSCLSEIQLYNSMVLGIQNYYQLATCISIDCREFHRRVMTVLTNRLNTETGSMLKREGGTITQAEKERFGQSKMIRYVSGIDQMIYPIAFIKNKIPMAKRSIVCSYTKEGRAPIHTELNLNQYVLKGLREKISVGHSTEYHDSKISLFSAQKGKCAISGEEFADAEHVAVWLKVPRALGGFERYKNMVLIHKKYLILLQELPQAVIKDLIKTLNITKKMLVKINSLREQANLSAII
- the ltrA gene encoding group II intron reverse transcriptase/maturase, with product MYMAQKAKKKSKLRHAEYYDMQKTFDSLYADSKSGEVFGHLMDIISAPSNIKLAFRNIKGNDGSHTAGTDGRTIESLAVMPEDKFVKLIQKQFRRYEPKAVKRVEIPKPNGKMRPLGIPCIIDRIVQQCILQVMEPICEAKFYEHSYGFRPCRSAENAISYAYGLAQRNKLHYVVDVDVKGFFDNVDHRKLLKQIWTLGIRDTKLIQIIKAMLKAPIEMPDGENVLPSKGTPQGGILSPLLANIVLNELDWWIASQWDEMVRHMKHPCKVTYYPNGAEKKCNSYTALKKSNLKEMRIVRYADDFKIFCRTKEDAEKTYYAVKDWLWKRLKLEVSDEKSKVTNLRKRDSEFLGFRIRLRRKSNSWVITSNVCDKAIHRISKEMADSVKAIQSSKTAEEISLNVGDYNAKVIGVQDYYCIATRVNLNFSDIARPINGQLLHRIDGIKKQGEIKNRYLRKRYGKSKQMRWIGETPLVPLAYVQFKIPMRKSRKINPYTSEGRAEIHDNLRVDVNSMLWLMRHPISTESIRYNDNRVSLYAGQDGKCAITGKKLDVQTCICYRKTNDCKKGNDSYQNLLLLSLQGLAIVSSEDMMSVVALVKEYSLNAKVITKVNKLRATAGLPLLAAK